A portion of the Actomonas aquatica genome contains these proteins:
- a CDS encoding agmatine deiminase family protein, with the protein MPAEWEPQEAVWLSWPHKKASWPGLWRNIPKHYAAYVAAISRFEKVRINLAAPLQEKAKALCVKADAVMSRVEFYDHPTNDAWCRDHGPIFVKHRETGEVALTDWMHNAWGGKYPPYDLDNEIPPSIARALKLRRFEKSMVMEGGSIDVNGKGLLLTSEQCLLHPNRNPTMTKAEIERALKDMLGVRRILWLGEGIVGDDTDGHIDDITRFFRADGLITCVEKNKRDPNHKLLAANLERMRDFRTMQGKPIDIVELPMPRPVLIKGERVPASYANFLIINDAVLVPTFRQKRRDAEACAIIASCFPGREVVPVDCAEIIWGLGTLHCLSQQQPA; encoded by the coding sequence ATGCCTGCGGAGTGGGAACCGCAGGAAGCGGTGTGGCTGTCGTGGCCCCACAAGAAGGCCTCCTGGCCGGGTCTGTGGCGCAACATCCCCAAACACTACGCGGCCTACGTCGCGGCGATCAGCCGCTTCGAGAAGGTGCGCATCAATCTCGCCGCGCCGCTGCAGGAGAAAGCCAAGGCGCTCTGCGTGAAGGCCGATGCGGTGATGTCGCGAGTCGAATTCTACGACCACCCGACCAACGACGCGTGGTGTCGCGATCATGGCCCGATCTTCGTGAAGCACCGCGAGACCGGTGAAGTCGCGTTGACCGATTGGATGCACAATGCCTGGGGCGGCAAATACCCGCCCTACGACTTGGACAATGAGATCCCGCCGTCGATCGCCCGCGCGCTGAAGCTGCGTCGCTTCGAGAAGTCGATGGTGATGGAAGGCGGCTCCATCGACGTGAACGGCAAGGGGCTCTTGCTCACGAGTGAGCAGTGCCTGCTGCACCCGAATCGTAACCCGACGATGACGAAGGCTGAGATCGAGCGCGCCCTGAAGGACATGCTCGGCGTGCGCCGCATCCTCTGGCTGGGCGAGGGCATCGTGGGCGACGATACCGACGGGCATATCGACGACATCACGCGCTTCTTCCGCGCCGATGGCCTCATCACCTGCGTTGAAAAAAACAAGCGCGACCCCAATCACAAGTTGCTCGCGGCCAATCTCGAACGCATGCGCGACTTCCGCACGATGCAGGGCAAGCCGATCGACATCGTCGAGCTGCCCATGCCACGCCCGGTGTTGATCAAGGGCGAACGCGTGCCGGCCAGTTACGCCAATTTCCTCATCATCAACGACGCCGTGTTGGTGCCGACCTTCCGGCAAAAGCGTCGCGACGCCGAAGCCTGCGCGATCATCGCCTCATGCTTCCCCGGCCGCGAAGTGGTGCCGGTCGATTGCGCCGAGATCATCTGGGGCTTGGGCACTTTGCATTGTCTTTCGCAACAACAGCCGGCCTGA
- the tnpA gene encoding IS200/IS605 family transposase: MANTYTSLQYHVVFSTKKREPWLVESVCERLWPYLGGIARENGMKALEIGGVADHIHLLLVLPPSLALSKALQLLKGASSRWIHDNFPALSHFGWQDGYGAFTVSESQIPVVREYIRNQPEHHRVTTFAEEYQTFMERHGIEFDERYLLG, translated from the coding sequence ATGGCCAATACCTACACCTCGCTCCAGTATCACGTGGTGTTCAGCACCAAAAAACGGGAGCCCTGGTTGGTTGAATCAGTGTGTGAACGGCTTTGGCCCTACTTGGGAGGCATCGCCCGGGAAAACGGGATGAAGGCGCTGGAGATTGGCGGGGTCGCAGACCACATCCACCTCCTCCTGGTGCTTCCGCCGAGCCTTGCTCTGTCCAAGGCGCTTCAGCTGCTCAAAGGAGCTTCGTCCCGTTGGATCCACGATAACTTTCCCGCGTTGAGTCACTTTGGCTGGCAGGACGGATATGGCGCATTCACGGTGAGCGAATCTCAGATCCCGGTCGTTCGAGAGTATATCCGCAATCAACCTGAACATCATCGTGTCACGACCTTTGCCGAGGAATACCAAACCTTCATGGAGCGACATGGCATCGAGTTTGATGAGCGTTATTTACTGGGATGA